Within the Salvelinus sp. IW2-2015 linkage group LG19, ASM291031v2, whole genome shotgun sequence genome, the region GCTTTTTTGGGGTTCWTAAAATTTCCCATTAGCACTGCATGAAATTGTCACttttttttaaggacacacctcaaatttTGCCACCCCTCTTCATTCAGCGTAAGCGAACTGATATTAGACAGGCAAACTGCAGAATAGGCATTAGGGTTGGAAAATGCCACTGCGCCCATTTTTACATGACAAAATTGCTAACTAACGTGCGTTTGATCCTTGCGCCTCCTTAACGACAGKCAAAAATAGAGCTCTCATTTTGACATGAAGCTTCTAAGCATGCAAGCCTTTGCAGAATATTTATTGGAATCCTCTCAATGGCAGAATGAAAGTCTCTAACCTAAATTCGATTTCGAAACAATAATGTTCATATTGGCCATTTTTGCTTGGATCACATCTGAAGCTGTATTTTGGCATGTGCACCGTTTTTCATCTCGCGCACTCGCGGTCCGCAAATATGAGTTGCAGTAACTTTTTTCCGGGTTGGAAATACCAATGCTATTGCTGAATATTAGGAGTACAGCAATATTAATGGGATTTTTGGAAAGCTCAGAATATCCCCCTTTTCAAATTGAATTACTGTTGTTTACCCCACTCCGACAGATGATGGGGAGAAAATCTGCGCTGTAAATTGTTAACCTGTAGTCAAGGGTTTGTAGTATATGCTTAGTCATGATTATATGCCACAATAGCAATGTTGCCAGCCAAGGTAWAGGAGGGTATGTATACTAGTAGGTATAGTTGGACAAGACTGAATGTGCACACGATGGAAGTTAGAGTTAGATGTGAATCATTTAATAGAAAATGCATTGACTATATgactaaaataacaaaaatgactGTGACTAAAGTTAGAACTAAACTTGTCRGGCGTTTTAGTCGACTGAGAACAACAACGAAGAAGGATGGAATAACTCAAACGTGACTAAGACTAAAATATGMTTTTATTCAAAAGACTAAGACTTTAAACTAAATCTAAAATAGCTGCCAAAAATCAACACTCACACGTAGTCACGCTGGGCTCTATAGAGACACCATTCAGACTTTAAACGACActatcaatcaattaaatgtatttttataaagccctttttacgtcaGCYgtgctttacagatacccagcctaaaaccacaatgCCGCGGCAGAAGCagagtggctaggaaaaatcatgaataaagtgttaccaataacACWGATTTTAAGCATCAACAAACAGATGCCTGAAAGTCGTTTTTCCCCCCATTTCCGCTGAGATGAACAAACTGTACAGTAACTATGGTTGAAGGTGACAGAACATATATGTGCTGGTCCTCTCACTGTTGCAAATGTCACAGAGAGAGTCATCAGGGGTTTAGACTGTGTTTGTCACGCTGATctccagaacacagacacacacacagcacacagtcgTGTTTattaaccttgtggggacacacaattgattcccattcaaaatactattttctTTAACCCCTAACGCtgacactaaccttaaccctaacccKAAAAACTTAACAtgaatcctaaacctaaccctaaccctaaacctaacctctgatttagaggggttgggttaaWTGcgcaagacacatttcagttgaatgcattgagttgtacaactgactaggtatccccctttccccttaacctttaacctttaacccctGGCTCATTAAGCTTTCTTACACTAGAGtgccccaaaacacacacaaacacttttccTCACTCTCTCAGTCTGATTTTCCTCTCACTCATTATTTGATTTTCTAGTGCATCTCCCCACCCGTCACTCAAAAGTATCACTAAATGCCATTATAAGAATCATGACCAGTCccatcctcttccttcctctctaatGACCCTGTCCACTTTAAAGGTTGTAAGGGCTGGTGGCAATTCCATTTCCATTCCATTCAAGTCAGAAAGTAGGCAGTCATTTCAATTGCTATTCTCTTCAATGATTTTCAATTAGGGACATTTAGAATTGGattttggtttactttctgaatcgactggaattgaccccaatcccTGCTTTGTATGCTGCTCTTAAATGAGATAGAACTGTGTTCAGAAAAGAGAAGGCATTCCTGATGTTTACCACCACACACCAGAGGTTGAGTCAAAGAGGGCCTGGTATAAATACCTTAGGCTGGATGAGCTGACATACTATAGGTGTTGTTTGAAGTGTGAGGGTGATAACGAGATCAGCAGTTTAAATACGCACACCCTTTCTCTTTTACACGCACARGCGCACACATACGcgtgcacacaggcacacacatgcacacacaggcacacagacacacgcacacatacacagacacatgcaccttgcacatacaccacacacatacacacacacacccatctggAAGGCAGTGTTGAATTGGTTGTAGAAGTAAGGTGATAACGAGCATCATCAGCCACAGGTTTAAAATGGAGGTGCTGCAGATTCCAATGTGCTACCTGAACTAGCGGTGCAATAAACCCttctctggcacacacacacacacacacacacacaaaatacttcctccagcacacacacacgcacacacacccaacccCCTGCCCCTCCTAACAGCTCTCAGCTTTGCCCTTGCCTTTTCTTTCCCGCCACACCAAACCAAACTGAGCTACGCCTGGTAGTTCCCCCAGAGCAGagtcagaggagaggagtggagaggatgtactgtagctgtacagaCTACAGAACCAGCTAAGCACCAGACCAGACAAACCCCCTGGTGTTTATTAATCACTGAGAGTAGACTTTGTGCAGTTCAGTTCACTGCAGTCCGAACAGAACAGCAAGGATGGCCTAACGTTACAGTACACCTCCACTCCGCTTCCTGTAACACAGATTCACTCTTTACCCTCTATTTACCTCTCTTAaagactctatctctctctccctgtctgaccCACCAACCTACCAGAACAgatgacacccccccccctcccttccatACCTCCAGGAGGGGAGGGCTTAACCCTAGTTAATGAACAGATCTTTAGATGATCCGTCACGGGGAAGCCTGGCCTGCCTGTAATGATTGAAGCCGTCGATGATTCTGCGTCAGCAAGGCTGACAGTCAGGGTCAGACACACCACACCGCCCctgggtgtgtgtggatgtgtgtgtgtccagcatgGTGCAGTCAAAGtttgcgcgcgcgcgcgcgcgcgcgtgtgtgcgtgcgtgcgtgcgtgcgtgcgtgcgtgcgatgcAGTGCCAGTGCTGTGCCGTGCCCCGTagcagtgcgtgcgtgcgtgcggtgcggcgcgtgcgtgcgtgcgtgcgtgcgtgctgcgcgTGCGTGGCGTCACGCCgggcgtgtcgtgtgtgtgtgtgtgtgtgtcacgtcttCTTTAAGTACACAGGGTGACACGGCAAAAGTGCAGAAACAGTGCGTCAGGGATTCTTTTAAAGTTTGGGACTTCAAGGGACTTCGaggaagcgtgtgtgtgtgttttggggcagtgtgtgtgtgcgtgtgatctTTTGGGTAAAGTGTGTGCCAGTAATTGTTTAAAGcacattaggtgtgtgtgtgttcgattaAGGTAATGTGTTTTTGGCAGAGGCTGTAGTAGAAAGACCATTAGAGAGATCTCTCACTCTCTTACATTGGCTCAACTGTGACGCCCTTGAATATCCTCTGTGTCCCCATAGCCTTACATATGCTGCCTTACATTGGCCGCCTCTAGGCTCTTCTATAATACCGTAGTGTTGTCGAACATAGAGCTAGTGATGGAGACTACTCCCAATCCTTCCTGCCTCCCATCCCTTTCCACTACCCGCACAAAaccatgcacgcacatacacacacctccctgCCTCCGATCCCTTCCTCCTACCATAAACCATTCGATGGTTAGGTGGATTATATCCCTACCATCACAAGTGATGGATTAACTGAATGCATGTTTTTAATCAACCTACAGTATGCCATTGATTCCTCTGGTCTTCAGACCAATGTGATGGTGTGTTTCATGACTTRCTGCTCACGTTTCCATGGTGTTTTATTGATTAGGCTTAACTGATCAGGAAACGGATAATTgcctctcccctctgctctcctcccctctctcctctcccaggttCTGGTAACAGCTCTATGAGCAATGACATGCGCTGGCTACCACTTCATAACCAACAGACTACCCCTCTGTGTGCGTCGACACCATGTGTGCCAGGCACGATGCCATATGCCCGGGCATGACCTGACACCAGATAGACAAGCGCCAACTCTCCTTCCCAGACGCCTCGTACAACGTGGTCCTGGAGAAGGGCACCTTGGACGCCATGCTGGTAGAGCAGAAGGACCCCTGGAAGGTGTCCTTGGAGGTGTCCTTATTGCCCAGGTGCTGAAGGAGTTACGAGGAACTgtacacgcgcacgcgcacacacacacacacacacacacacacacacaggtttaaaAGCCTCATATCTTTATCTCctgtctgtgtttttgtatttgtatttattatggatccccattagctgctgccaaggcagtttatacaattttaaaaacattacaatacattcacagactgtgtgccctcaggcccctactccaccactaccacatatctacagtacaaaatccatgtgtatgtgtgtgtatagtgcgtatgttatcgtgtgtgtgtgtgtatgcatgtgtatgtgcctatgtttgtgttgcttcacagtccccgctgttccataaggtgtttttttaatctgttttttaaatcaaattttactgcttgcatgagttacttgatatgGAATAGAATTCCTGGAATCAAACCCAGGTCGTCTCGTTATAGTATCGGTACAcaccttaaagctagaatccttagttgtgACATCTATTTTTGGACTAATAAATAAATGATACTGCATATACCTMttgattcttgaagaatataacttataaatgcctcatgagctttgtTCAACTGTCGCACACCATCAGCacctaaaatataagcttgttttacttcaatgtttgtggacaatgtaaatgtaaacaaacactgtttagcctcaaaacatggttaatgttgatatcatggatggttagtccttgcatccatagtccTGTCTATGTATTTGAGAGtgtacatttctccaggcccatccctcagcattTTACTGAAACAGAAGCGGGGtgaccactttgttattttttcaaTTAAGGACTCTAGCTTTAAAGGACAATGTTagctcactgagctaaaggctagccATCGGTCATTCGGTCACAAGACCACACAACTACaaggttgcacacacacacacattgcaatcAGACAACCAACCCTAGCAATGTGATTGCACTAAAACAGACCATGTTCCTCCTCTGCTGGTGAGGATGTCAGAGATCGTGGTCTCCTGTATTCACATAGTGTCACTAAAGCACTTCACTCTAACCAGTCAATGTGAAGCACCATTCAGCAGGTACTTTACACTGGGACGTTATGACAATCCcagcccttcacacacacacttgaccctGATTTACTAGAGGATGTGAGAAAAGCATTTTGAAATGGAGAAGGTGGCAcctaaacttgtccaataagtGGTGATTTTTTGTTCTCCGGTTGAAAAACAATTTGCGCCGTGACGACTGAATGATCAGCTctttacagtttttttcaattgttTAAGCACAATTTTGAYAACAGGGCCCGGTttgtcaaaacactacacacaattagcacaacccTACACCAAAGTAGCACAACACTTTTGTCAAAACTATACACGActtcataaaaataatattttgttaccatacgaaacacacacatttcatttGACTTCAATCTTTTTGAACCAGTTACACACTGCTGTTGCtaacctaaaacacttttagcaAGGCTAATTGTCAGTGATTAGAGTACTGTAAATGAAGTACACAGAGAAAGTGCAACTatacaaacactacacaagaccaatgctgcagactgaggaaaatatcatttatttctctccatatacCCAAATCAGTCAACATGGAgaatcacaacaaaacatgtcCCAGTTTTCATGCTACTACAGTAGTGTGCATAACACTGTTAGCTCAGCAAACAGACAAACGTAAAATACTGTATCCAGTACAGGTTACAATTACAGTAAATAACAAACATAAAAAATTCTCTGAAAAAAACTGACAATATTGTacagaaaatactacagtaaacatactatacattatctcttcgcctagctggatctggccagagaatttcatcaacatcacaagcAATATCGTCATTAGCATGACAACGCGGGAAGAACCGTCTTGAATGTCGAATCCATCCTTGCACAGCTGCGGCGTCGACTTGGTCACAGGCGTCCTCCATGGCCTGAATGAGGGGTCCCTGAGCCTGGGGCTGGAGATCGtaaaccttccaccgccatgcagAGAAAAACTATTCGATAGGGTTTAGAAacggagagtatggtggaaggtatagtactgtcaactgtggatggTGTTGAAACCAGTTCTGGACCAAAGCAGAGCGGTGGAATGACACGTTGTCCCAGATGACCGTGTATTGCATCTGTTGCATTTCATTACCTGCTGTGACGATGTGGTGCAATCGGTCCAAAAATGCGAGAATYTGAGGTGTGTTGTAAGGGCCCATTTTGGCATGACAACCCCATGCTGTGAAATGGCAGCGCAAAGGGTGATGTTACCCCCacgttgccctgggacattgattatagccctgtggccaatgatATTTCTGCCTCTCCTTCTTGCTTTTGTGAGGTTAAACCCTGCCTCATCAATATATATGAATTCACGCAGGATTTCCTCCGCATCCATCTGCAAAACTCCCTGAAATACAGTGAAAGACAAGATTGTGTAGTTCAGGATAGGTCTAGTATACAGTCAATGTAAAAAAGTCCTGTGTGCAGTATGCAACATCACAGTGCTAAAGTGAACAATACAAACCTCCACATACTCATGCCGCAGCCGTTTCACCCTCTCTGAAATCCGCTCAAAAGGCACTCGATAAAGTTGTTTCATTTGAACCTGATGTCTTTTCaggatgcgtgccagtgttgacTGAGAGAcctgatggacattattgaaaaTGGCATGGTCACCGATAATGTTGGCTTGTAGTTCTCTGAGCCTGATAACATTattggccaaaaccatgtttattatctctctctcttgttcttgcgTGAATATGGGCCCCCTTCCTCCTTGTCGTTCCCgaccctcaatcctatgtagagaataatacatgtaacttactgtacaatgtcacaggaaggggtaTCACAAGTYCTGATATGGTGCATACAATAAGCGGCTGATTACTGTAACTGTAGACAGATCTTCTTTTACCTGTTTTCCTGTCGAAAAGTCCTTATGACAGATGCCACTGTATATCTGCTAAGATTTGGCtgaactctcagtccagcctccctcagcgtcaaTCCATGGTTCACAACATGGTCCACTAGTGTTGCACGAATGTCATTTGATaagtttggtcctcttcttctttgtGCACGTTCTCCTCCTGCTTCAGGTCTTCCTCGACCTCTGGCTCGGCCTCtgcctctacctccttctcctcctctgtgtactcctcctctcaccctcactctTCTTCTGACTCCTTCCATTTTGGTTAAAGGCAGGTGAACCTACCTGCTGCATTTTTATAGTGCTTaaacctgattggtgtgtctacaatttaGCAATCATGTGTTTGTGCACCTGATGGCTGTGTTTAACAGATTGGCTCAtaggtgtggtaatttgacagtcagtgctttggaattgcaaggaagtgacatcatgaTATACTTCTGGGTCTGGTGTATAcaggtgtgtttagtgttttgcaaatcactgtgtgtaatgttttgcaaatagtgtgaagctgacaatgtgcttacagttgtgcaaatctagccttgtgttttgctccttgagtgtaaggttttgctaattGTGGGAAAAGTTACATTTTAGTGTGTAAAGCAATCGTAAAAAACTGTAATGTGCCAAGTATAACGCTAACACGGTACCGTCGTTGGACCGGGTCACAGATCACATCATGGGTCCGTAGCGTGTGGACAACAGTAGCATGACATTGAATGTCACAActgtcacaacaacaacacaaagtatTATTGGTCATGTTTACATGTTGAATACAGATAGGGGAGATCGGGGGAATTGTATCCAGTGTTAAAACCCTGAATTTCTCCAAACAGGAAAAAGCTAGACAAGGtaggatggactgagagtagctgaggggcgGGTATACAAGTTCAGGTTCTATAAGAGTAATGACTGAAAACACGATTTATAATGTATAAGTAACATCTATCTATCTAGATGTAATGTATATCAAAATATGCAATTACTTTATCCTTGTTACGTAACTactgtaaaataatatatataataatagtgaCATGTACAGTTTGTAAAATGCTTGTGGAATATAGATGTAACAACAAAAGAAAACGCTGTAAAAGAAGAGGGATGCCCCTCCCCTAATAAAATTWAAAAAYCTAGAGTGATGAAACTCACTCAGTACATTcctagtaggaaaagacaagagCYAGTGTTCTTTTTTTGTTGWTGTGACTTTAGGGGGAAGTTTGTTCCTCAATTTGGGCATGCCAGTATCCACACGTCAGTACACTCAGTCCACAGCCCAGAGGGGTGTAGGATTACGCACATTACAGCATCTCACAACAGAGTCTAACAGCAGGTGGTACCACATCCTCCCCCTTCTCcgttccccccacccccccccaaacacacacacaccactccaccaccaccacctgacCGTGTGGAACGTTTATTGGCATATCATTGTCTTGGGCRGTCCTGAGTAAATGATACCCTCATGGTGTACAGGAAGCTGACATCTATTGTATTATATAGTTGAATATGAAACACAGGATCAGGTTCATCACTTATCAGCTGATGGACGTCCGTCCTGCCTGAGTTGACAGCAGGGGGCTGTTTCCAGAGAAGTCTAGAACATGCatgcatacgtacacacacacacagacacacatacacacacacactgttttttaTCAGAGACCTGAGTCATTGGCCTGTCTATTCAGACAGCATGCAAATTAAGGGAGTATGAAAGGACTGGAAGGACAGATGGGAGGAttgtcactctctcctctttcggACAACCTTCCTCTGAACTCAGTCACTCACAGGGCCTGTTTCCACCCGCCCAGATTAGAATGGTCCAGTCAGAATAATAAACCTGTATTTGATCGCTTCCTCTCTCGCTTCCtcactcacctcctctctctcgctccctctgacCTGCCTCAGCTCTCCCTACTCGCTCACCTTCCCACGTTCCACTTTTTCATTccttccctcacctcctctctcagcTTCTCTCCTTCTTCACATTTACTTActtcctctctcaccccccctacTCTTCTTACATCCCTctgagtcgtgtgtgtgtttgtttcttcatCGGTGTacttgtgtatgtggtgtgtcatTTGAGCAGGGTTAGTGAAGGTGCAATGCactttctctgctcctctccacatcatgcctccctgtctgtctctttctttttgTTTTATCTCTCGCCTCTAGCTCTACCATCACTCTGCAGCACCACAGCTGTCACAATTCAACccaaatgtgagtgtgtgtgtacttgtgagaGCTGGCTAATGAGTGTGTATACTCCTGTGTGTGTACGCTgcgtgtgttattgtgtgtatacatgggggtgggagtgtgtgtgggtgtatagaATGTGCTTTGATCATGGTGAAGCAAACACCCCTCATTAAGAGCGGAGGGGgtgagagaaagcgagggagtgaaagatggagggagagaggtggacaTTGTCAAAGAGGGGACAGAATCACCAGAATTggtaaagagagaaagggagaagagatgtCAAGAGACGGAGAGGGGGAGATGTCAAGGGCGGTTGAGGAAAACATGTAAAGGATGATATAGAGAAGAGCAAAGCCTAAGATGGAGATGCGAAGAGAAGGAAAGGATAGATGGAAGAGTATATGTGCAATAGGTAAAGATACCTATTCCTGAAAGAGACGTGATTATGCACATCACAGGGACTCAGTGAGAGACCCCCAAAGAAGACTCTCATACCATACTGACACTCACTCagtatggatggagggagagacagagagatggggggagagagagagagagagagagttggagggcAAAGAGTGATACTGTGTGACAAAGAGGAGGCtgcagacagagaaaaagagagagacggagagagagagagaacgagagagcgaaagagagagagagcgagtgggagATAGAAACCAAGACTGACAGAAAGCTAATGAGCAGTGAGCCAGTGTGATATGGAGGGGAGGAAGGtagcaagggagagagggagggagagagggagcacagCACACTTTCATCTAGAGTCTGCTTTGAGAATGTTTCATCATAAAAGCAAAAATAATCTTAAAAGGAAAAAAAAGGGGAAACTCTCTTGGAAATTCACAAAATGGCGTCAGCAAGAGAGCAGGCAAAACAGAATAGACTATACCAGCAAAGGAAAAAAAGACGGAGGGATCCAGAGAAATTAAatgggagaaagagatggggatATAGAAAAAGCTATGCTGTTCCAATAGTCTTAACAAGCTTCagctcctcatctccctctcttcatgaCTACTGGTCGAACAACATGGTTAAAATATacgatatatacaaaagtatgtggacaccccttcaaatgaatggattcggctatttcagccacacccgttgctgagacgtgtatacaatcgagcacacagctatgcaaactccatagacaaacattggcagtagaatggccttactgaaaagctcagtgactttcgacgtggcaccgtcataggacgcgaaggatttactgCAGCaaccggaccaggcccaaatccccgtcattcgcatgaggAATACAGGGGACGCAGGTCaaggtgccttgtgagaattcgttggcGAGTGGGTKACACGCTTCRWRCATCTgtcctattggccaatgtgcaatcattggtgaataaactggatgagctccgttcaagactatcctactaacgggacattaaaaactgtattatcttatgtttcaccgagtcgtggctaaaCGACGACATGGATAGCATAAAGCTGYCTGGGTCCATCGGTCCATCGGCAAGAGacaacagctgcctccggtaagacaagtgGTGGCGGTCTGTGTCGATTTGTCAACAACAACTGGTGCGTGAAAtctctgaggtagagtatctcatgataagctgtaaaccacactatttaccaaaatattttttatctatATTTATCATAGCTGCCTATtttccaccacaaaccgatgctggtcTTAAGACCAcattcaacgagctgtataaggtcatgagcaaacaagaaaatgcacatctaGAGGCGgccctagtggccggagactttaatgcaaggaaacttaaatccgttttccCTCATTTCttccagcatgttacatgtgcaaccagagggaaaaacaactccagaccacctttactccacacacagagatgcttacaaagctcttcctcgccctccatttggcaaatctgaccataattctatcctcctgattcctgattaRAAGCAAAAACTAAWgcaggaagtaccagtgactcaatcaatacggaagtggtcagatgatgcagatgctatgctacagtactgttttgctagcacagactggaatatgttctgggattcatccaatggcattgaggagtataccacctcagtcaccggctttatcaataagtgcattgacgacgtcgttcccacagtgaccgtaccccaaccagaagccatggattacaggaaagaTCCGCGCTGAcataaagggtagagctgcgaCTTTAAAGGACTCTTATAAtgaatcccgctatgccctccaacgaaccatcaaacaggcagagcgttgatacaggacaaagattgaatcctactacaccggctccgacgctcgcaaactattatggactacaaagggaagccatgccgcaagctgcc harbors:
- the ece2a gene encoding LOW QUALITY PROTEIN: EEF1A lysine methyltransferase 4 (The sequence of the model RefSeq protein was modified relative to this genomic sequence to represent the inferred CDS: inserted 5 bases in 3 codons; substituted 1 base at 1 genomic stop codon) → MEYPPDHNSWHKDVDYWDERYKTELLFQXSKVQNLLEQHVKYENAILVLGSGNSSMSNDMXAGYHFITNXDYPSVCVDTMCARHDAICPGMTXHQIDKRQLSFPDASYNVVLEKGTLDAMLVEQKDPWKVSLEVSLLPRC